The following proteins come from a genomic window of Solwaraspora sp. WMMA2065:
- a CDS encoding MFS transporter — MDVPERVRPADDLLRSHRGFRLLLASDVVSRTGGHVALVALPLLAVLVLDASAQQVGLLVAASTLAFLVVALPAGVWVDRLRQRSVLVAADLVRALVLLSVPVTAAFGALSLGQLYVVALVIGVGNVFFDVAQQGYVTYLVGKDRLLAGFSKLEVAGNGSQLAGPPLGGALVQIVTASGALAFNAVCHLASAWLLGRIRPPEPQVDRPSGRPRLGRELTIGVRYVAGQPILRLVVLHGMIALLFEYALLTVQPLLLVNTLGLSPAAYGLVTGAVAVGGVVGSVFANRFVATFGIARTLWLPFAVTFPLLLLMPLVGQGWLVVLYPIGYAAYIGGSAIQNVAQITYRQAICPPELHGRMNSAMRFLMWGMMPVGGLFGGFLVQAIGERTALWVCAVGMLASLLPMLGRPVLRLPPDAGIGQG; from the coding sequence GTGGACGTGCCCGAGCGGGTACGGCCAGCCGACGACCTGCTGCGCTCCCATCGCGGTTTCCGTCTGCTGCTCGCCTCCGATGTGGTCAGCCGCACCGGCGGCCACGTCGCACTCGTCGCCCTGCCGCTGCTCGCGGTGCTCGTGCTGGACGCCTCCGCCCAGCAGGTGGGGCTCCTGGTGGCGGCGAGCACGCTCGCCTTCCTCGTCGTCGCGCTGCCGGCCGGGGTCTGGGTGGACCGGCTACGGCAGCGGTCCGTGCTGGTGGCCGCCGACCTGGTCCGCGCGCTGGTGCTGTTGTCGGTGCCGGTGACAGCGGCGTTCGGGGCGCTGAGCCTGGGGCAGCTGTACGTGGTCGCCCTGGTCATCGGGGTCGGCAACGTCTTCTTCGACGTCGCGCAGCAGGGCTACGTCACGTACCTGGTGGGCAAGGACCGCCTACTGGCCGGCTTCAGCAAGCTGGAGGTGGCCGGCAACGGCAGTCAGCTGGCCGGACCGCCCCTGGGCGGGGCGCTGGTGCAGATCGTCACCGCCTCGGGCGCGCTGGCCTTCAACGCGGTGTGCCACCTGGCCTCCGCCTGGCTGCTCGGCCGGATCCGGCCACCGGAACCGCAGGTCGACCGGCCCAGTGGACGGCCACGGCTGGGCCGGGAGCTCACCATCGGAGTGCGGTACGTCGCCGGTCAGCCGATTCTCCGGCTGGTCGTGCTGCACGGCATGATCGCCCTGCTGTTCGAGTACGCGCTGCTCACCGTCCAGCCGCTGCTGCTGGTGAACACGCTCGGCCTGTCGCCGGCGGCGTACGGCCTGGTGACCGGGGCCGTCGCGGTCGGCGGGGTGGTCGGCAGCGTGTTCGCCAACCGCTTCGTCGCGACGTTCGGCATCGCCCGTACGCTGTGGTTGCCGTTCGCCGTGACGTTTCCGCTGCTGCTGCTCATGCCGCTGGTGGGTCAGGGCTGGCTGGTGGTGCTCTACCCGATCGGCTACGCCGCCTACATCGGCGGCAGCGCCATCCAGAACGTCGCCCAGATCACCTACCGTCAGGCCATCTGCCCGCCGGAACTGCACGGGCGGATGAACTCCGCCATGCGGTTCCTGATGTGGGGCATGATGCCGGTCGGCGGGTTGTTCGGCGGCTTCCTGGTCCAGGCGATCGGGGAACGGACCGCACTGTGGGTGTGCGCCGTCGGGATGCTGGCCAGCCTGCTGCCGATGCTCGGCCGGCCGGTGCTCCGGCTGCCCCCCGACGCCGGCATCGGCCAGGGGTGA
- a CDS encoding aminotransferase class I/II-fold pyridoxal phosphate-dependent enzyme translates to MWTGSDVVTVDSLRERGGLKWAAAGPGRLAACVAEMDFGTAPDVADALHDAVDRGQVGYLTPQLTAQLAEACAAWQHDRYGWDLSPADVRPLPDVIRALHVAIDCFSRPGSAVIVPVPAYPPFLAVPRLLGRRVIQVEMVESGGRYGYDLDALDRAFAAGGNTLVLCNPNNPLGAVMEPGELLAVAEVVERHRGRVFSDEVHAPLVYPGHRHVPYATCCEAAAGHTVTATSTSKAWNVAGLKCAQLLTSNDADRKRWGELGRLHTDGTATLGVLAATAAYLAGGPWLDTVLGRLDRNRHLLAELLGVHLPMARYTPPEGTYLGWLDLRDYPPAADLAERARVSVMDGAEFGPPGTGFLRLNFATTPAILTEIVRRLAHAATATAGPVRSMTPRRLVL, encoded by the coding sequence GTGTGGACAGGTTCCGACGTCGTCACCGTCGACTCGTTGCGCGAGCGCGGTGGGCTGAAGTGGGCCGCCGCCGGCCCGGGAAGACTGGCGGCGTGTGTGGCCGAGATGGACTTCGGTACGGCACCCGACGTTGCGGACGCGTTGCACGACGCGGTGGACCGCGGTCAGGTCGGCTACCTCACGCCGCAGCTGACGGCACAGCTGGCTGAGGCGTGCGCCGCCTGGCAACACGACAGGTACGGATGGGACCTCTCGCCGGCGGATGTGCGGCCGTTGCCGGACGTCATCCGTGCCCTGCACGTCGCCATCGACTGCTTCTCCCGGCCCGGCTCGGCCGTCATCGTGCCGGTGCCCGCGTACCCGCCGTTCCTGGCCGTACCCCGGCTGCTCGGTCGACGCGTCATCCAGGTCGAGATGGTGGAGTCGGGCGGCCGCTACGGCTACGACCTGGACGCTCTCGACCGCGCCTTCGCGGCGGGCGGGAACACGCTCGTCCTCTGCAACCCCAACAACCCCCTCGGCGCGGTCATGGAGCCCGGTGAACTGTTGGCCGTCGCGGAGGTCGTCGAACGGCACCGTGGCCGGGTGTTCAGCGACGAGGTCCACGCACCGCTCGTCTATCCCGGGCACCGGCATGTCCCGTACGCCACCTGCTGTGAAGCGGCGGCCGGACACACGGTGACAGCCACGTCGACGTCGAAGGCGTGGAACGTGGCGGGTCTGAAGTGCGCTCAGCTGCTGACCAGCAACGACGCCGACCGTAAGCGGTGGGGTGAGCTCGGACGGCTGCACACCGACGGCACCGCCACCCTGGGCGTGCTGGCCGCCACGGCCGCGTACCTGGCCGGTGGGCCGTGGCTCGACACGGTGCTCGGCCGGCTCGACCGCAACCGGCATCTGCTGGCCGAGCTGCTCGGCGTGCACCTGCCGATGGCCCGCTACACCCCGCCCGAAGGCACCTACCTGGGCTGGCTCGACCTGCGCGACTACCCGCCGGCCGCAGACCTCGCCGAACGCGCGCGGGTGAGCGTGATGGACGGTGCCGAGTTCGGCCCGCCGGGCACGGGTTTCCTCAGACTCAACTTCGCCACCACCCCCGCTATCCTCACCGAGATCGTGCGACGGTTGGCGCACGCCGCCACGGCAACAGCGGGTCCGGTCCGGTCGATGACACCCCGGAGGTTGGTTCTTTGA
- a CDS encoding GFA family protein: MTEEVTGTTETIERVWYDGSCHCGGVVFSAAASRNLTITLCNCGICHRHGHQELMTPEARFKLHQGQEFLKPYRFGNRIADHTFCAVCGVLPFYRPRSHPTGYFSVNARCLDLSPAENIEFVEFDGQNWEASIAAGKHVLTE; the protein is encoded by the coding sequence ATGACCGAAGAGGTGACGGGAACGACCGAGACCATCGAACGCGTGTGGTACGACGGCAGCTGCCACTGCGGCGGGGTGGTATTTTCCGCAGCGGCCAGTCGCAACCTGACCATCACCCTGTGCAATTGCGGAATCTGCCACCGGCACGGCCACCAGGAACTGATGACCCCGGAGGCGCGGTTCAAGCTGCACCAGGGACAGGAGTTCCTCAAGCCGTACCGGTTCGGCAACCGCATCGCGGACCACACCTTCTGCGCGGTCTGCGGCGTGCTGCCGTTCTACCGCCCCCGATCGCATCCCACCGGCTATTTCAGCGTCAACGCGCGGTGCCTCGACCTCTCCCCCGCCGAGAACATCGAGTTTGTGGAATTCGACGGGCAGAACTGGGAGGCGAGCATCGCCGCCGGCAAACACGTGTTGACGGAGTAG
- a CDS encoding 2OG-Fe dioxygenase family protein, with product MLQSLGATDEDFERLKVISDQLESDPTLPFRKSRNGRICLDPQTRRGYRLEAQPFVLSREEDFVRHDSETLRTFDEVQDDLQLNTALQAMLVFKFLVAHGIDVAQRPRLDYGRAEWICTLFNLRTVTTTGLLGEPALEGVHSDGVDHTMTTFLSARNMTTDSAETFLHDMREVNGRRWHETDPALVKGRARHGEFLDTLMVVDHEYKHSVSPVYPIDDTEPAIRDMLIFFTRKPTEKGHVSFRYDSVAPHRMLPMSFGLPADLPALATAN from the coding sequence ATGCTGCAATCGCTCGGCGCGACAGACGAGGACTTCGAGCGCCTGAAGGTGATCAGCGACCAACTGGAGTCGGACCCGACCCTGCCATTTCGCAAGAGCAGGAACGGACGGATCTGCCTCGACCCGCAGACCCGGCGCGGGTACCGGCTGGAGGCGCAGCCCTTCGTTCTCTCCCGCGAGGAGGACTTCGTGCGGCACGACTCGGAGACGCTGCGCACGTTCGACGAGGTGCAGGACGACCTGCAACTGAACACCGCCCTGCAGGCGATGCTGGTCTTCAAGTTCCTGGTCGCCCACGGGATCGACGTGGCACAGCGGCCCCGGCTGGACTACGGCCGCGCCGAGTGGATCTGCACCCTGTTCAACCTGCGGACCGTCACGACCACCGGCCTGCTGGGCGAACCCGCGCTGGAGGGCGTGCACTCCGACGGGGTGGACCACACCATGACCACGTTCCTCTCCGCGCGCAACATGACCACCGACAGCGCGGAGACCTTCCTGCACGACATGAGAGAGGTCAACGGCCGCCGCTGGCACGAGACGGACCCCGCGTTGGTCAAGGGCAGGGCGCGGCACGGCGAATTCCTGGACACCTTGATGGTCGTCGATCACGAGTACAAGCACAGCGTCTCGCCGGTCTACCCGATCGACGACACGGAGCCAGCCATCCGGGACATGCTCATCTTCTTCACCAGGAAGCCCACCGAGAAGGGGCACGTCTCGTTCCGGTACGACTCGGTCGCCCCGCACCGCATGCTGCCCATGTCGTTCGGCCTGCCCGCCGACCTGCCCGCGCTCGCAACCGCCAACTGA
- a CDS encoding peptide ligase PGM1-related protein encodes MAARPDDVPDDAKDSYRFLANRMLWSMDEGDVAVLPGKVSDAWLAYVADLLGLASPPTVLSLADYPGAGWYPGDRPQLADALRGLMVAGGGATDPWRLECYIHDRDIASWERLLGIGAEESVRFAQGTAELVNSKSVFRSMATACGIPVAEGRVVDRGPELVDGASELLARTGAVIIKQDVNAGGDGNILLTTVEGGKEAGAHYVVHLAATDPATVALALEPFGLTALPDLPAGASPAHNIIEVYHESVRELSADMTVPRVGAPTLMSYSDLRMAETWKGSIYPPQNLTPRLHAHLGAYMQQVAIVAQQLGYYGPMNIDAIVTGSGELLFNEFNGRVGGTTGIDMIGRRLLGQDYLDHHVLASRIDVPAPGCDILVKALDEQGLLFTRGSDHGVVVYNDTTEQTGTIEYVVIGRSWAETSRAEEQLTSVLNKL; translated from the coding sequence ATGGCAGCTCGGCCGGATGACGTCCCGGACGACGCGAAGGACTCCTACCGTTTTCTCGCCAACCGGATGCTGTGGTCGATGGACGAGGGCGACGTAGCTGTTCTTCCTGGCAAGGTCAGTGACGCGTGGCTGGCGTACGTCGCCGATCTGCTCGGCCTCGCGTCACCTCCCACGGTGCTTTCCCTGGCTGACTACCCCGGCGCCGGGTGGTATCCCGGCGACCGACCGCAGCTCGCCGATGCCCTGCGCGGTCTGATGGTGGCCGGTGGCGGCGCCACGGACCCGTGGCGTCTGGAGTGCTACATCCACGACCGGGACATCGCCTCCTGGGAGCGACTGCTCGGCATCGGCGCGGAGGAGTCCGTGCGCTTCGCGCAAGGGACCGCCGAGCTGGTCAACTCCAAGTCGGTCTTCCGGTCCATGGCAACGGCCTGCGGGATCCCGGTCGCCGAGGGGCGCGTCGTGGACCGTGGACCTGAGCTGGTCGACGGCGCGTCCGAACTGCTCGCCCGGACCGGCGCCGTCATCATCAAGCAGGACGTCAACGCCGGCGGAGACGGCAACATCCTGCTGACCACGGTCGAGGGAGGAAAGGAGGCCGGCGCGCACTACGTGGTTCACCTGGCGGCGACCGATCCCGCGACGGTCGCGTTGGCGCTCGAACCGTTCGGCCTGACGGCCCTGCCCGACCTGCCGGCCGGCGCCAGCCCGGCGCACAACATCATCGAGGTCTACCACGAGTCGGTCCGCGAACTGTCCGCTGACATGACCGTGCCACGCGTCGGCGCGCCGACCCTGATGAGCTACAGCGACCTACGCATGGCCGAGACCTGGAAGGGCAGCATCTACCCGCCGCAGAACCTCACCCCCAGATTGCACGCGCATCTGGGCGCATACATGCAGCAGGTCGCGATCGTCGCCCAGCAGCTCGGCTACTACGGGCCGATGAACATCGACGCGATCGTTACCGGATCCGGCGAGCTGCTGTTCAACGAGTTCAACGGGCGGGTCGGTGGCACCACCGGCATCGACATGATCGGACGGCGGCTGCTCGGCCAGGACTACCTCGACCATCACGTCCTCGCCTCGCGTATCGACGTGCCCGCGCCCGGCTGCGATATCCTCGTGAAGGCCCTGGACGAGCAGGGACTGCTGTTCACCCGGGGATCAGACCACGGCGTGGTCGTCTACAACGACACCACCGAGCAGACGGGCACGATCGAGTACGTGGTGATCGGCCGTAGCTGGGCGGAGACGTCCCGTGCCGAGGAGCAGCTGACCAGCGTCCTGAACAAGCTCTGA
- a CDS encoding helix-turn-helix domain-containing protein, producing the protein MRVRVRPGRTALIGQIQAVTAARILAAAEQVFAAAGPSASTEELAELAGVAIGTVFRHFPTKAALIEAVFMSRLREITAYAREMATAGDVGAGFFAFFTEAVKQSTVKHAFTDAVDSDDEAMAAVRAAIASAGADLRDAMGDLLTRAQQSGAVRPDIATAELIGLMIGTSRALEQVGPDQKGQQRILTVLHDGLTPRPRPESST; encoded by the coding sequence CTGCGCGTACGAGTCCGGCCCGGCCGGACCGCCCTGATCGGACAGATCCAGGCAGTAACGGCCGCCCGGATCCTCGCCGCCGCCGAACAGGTCTTCGCGGCGGCCGGTCCGTCCGCCTCGACCGAGGAGCTCGCCGAGCTCGCCGGCGTGGCGATCGGCACCGTCTTCCGTCACTTCCCCACGAAGGCCGCTCTCATCGAGGCGGTGTTCATGTCCCGGCTACGGGAGATCACCGCGTACGCGCGGGAGATGGCCACCGCCGGCGACGTCGGCGCCGGCTTCTTCGCGTTCTTCACCGAGGCCGTCAAACAGTCGACGGTCAAGCATGCCTTCACCGACGCCGTCGACTCCGATGACGAGGCGATGGCCGCAGTACGGGCGGCGATCGCCTCAGCCGGCGCGGACCTGCGCGACGCGATGGGGGACCTGCTGACCAGGGCGCAGCAGTCCGGAGCCGTACGCCCGGACATCGCCACAGCCGAGTTGATCGGGCTGATGATCGGCACCTCGCGGGCGCTGGAGCAGGTCGGCCCCGACCAGAAAGGCCAGCAACGGATCCTCACCGTCCTGCACGACGGACTCACGCCCCGGCCGCGCCCAGAGTCGTCCACATAG
- a CDS encoding MerR family transcriptional regulator: MRIGELADRAGVSTRALRYYEEQGLLVAQRSPAGQRRYSESAVERVRLIQRLYAANLSSRTIADLMPCVDAKVNTPESRARLAAERDRIDARIAELTAARSRLDEVIARAAHPASGCAYESGPAGPP, from the coding sequence GTGCGGATCGGTGAGCTGGCCGACCGCGCCGGGGTGAGCACCCGGGCGCTGCGCTACTACGAGGAGCAGGGTCTGCTGGTCGCGCAGCGCAGCCCGGCCGGTCAGCGCCGCTACTCGGAGTCGGCCGTCGAACGGGTCCGGCTGATCCAGCGGCTGTACGCGGCCAACCTGTCCAGCCGGACCATCGCCGACCTGATGCCCTGTGTGGACGCCAAGGTCAACACGCCCGAGTCACGCGCCCGGCTGGCTGCCGAGCGCGACCGGATCGACGCGCGGATCGCCGAGTTGACGGCAGCCCGCTCCCGCCTGGACGAGGTGATCGCGCGGGCCGCACACCCGGCCAGCGGCTGCGCGTACGAGTCCGGCCCGGCCGGACCGCCCTGA
- a CDS encoding SDR family oxidoreductase gives MQIFGATALVTGANRGIGRHFAAQLVERGAATVYATARRPESVDLPGVRVLPLDVTDPDSVAAAAAATGDVTLLVNNAGVTTGADLVGGDLGLIRQEMDTHFWGTLHMIRAFAPQLANGAILNVLSALSWSAYPGAGGYAAAKAAEWNLTNAVRLELAAQHTQVTGLLMGAVDTDMMASYDGPKSDPAVIVKAALDGLEAGEWEVLADETARAVKASLAADPSGGQKT, from the coding sequence ATGCAGATTTTCGGAGCAACCGCCCTGGTCACCGGGGCCAATCGTGGTATCGGCCGGCACTTCGCCGCCCAGCTGGTCGAGCGCGGTGCCGCCACGGTCTACGCCACCGCCCGCCGCCCCGAGTCCGTCGACCTGCCCGGCGTACGGGTCCTGCCGCTGGACGTCACCGACCCGGACTCGGTCGCCGCCGCCGCGGCGGCCACCGGTGACGTCACCCTGCTGGTCAACAACGCCGGGGTCACGACCGGAGCGGACCTGGTCGGCGGTGACCTCGGCCTGATCCGCCAGGAGATGGACACCCACTTCTGGGGGACGCTGCACATGATCCGGGCCTTCGCGCCGCAGCTGGCCAACGGCGCGATCCTCAACGTGCTGTCGGCGCTGTCCTGGAGCGCCTACCCGGGTGCCGGCGGCTACGCGGCGGCGAAGGCCGCCGAGTGGAACCTCACCAACGCCGTACGGCTGGAGCTGGCCGCACAGCACACCCAGGTCACCGGTCTGCTGATGGGCGCCGTCGACACCGACATGATGGCCTCCTACGACGGACCGAAAAGCGACCCGGCGGTGATCGTCAAGGCAGCCCTGGACGGTCTCGAGGCGGGTGAGTGGGAGGTGCTCGCCGACGAGACGGCCCGTGCGGTCAAGGCATCCCTCGCCGCGGACCCCTCCGGCGGTCAGAAGACCTGA